A stretch of Paraburkholderia phenazinium DNA encodes these proteins:
- the tehA gene encoding dicarboxylate transporter/tellurite-resistance protein TehA, with product MSTVSVSPQVRHFSVPASSFGIVLGMAGLSNCWRFAHVVWGVDARIGEALFTLTAVVWLVLLVGYVTKWMRDHDDAMTEFEHPIHCCFIGLVPVSTVLVGAWVATWSDSAGSVLVILGAAGQLGFSTYRSGALLRGGRRHEDTTAVMYLPTVAGNFVSSIALSSIGYADAAKLFFGAGLFSWLALESVITNRLYTSEPLAHAIRPTLGIQLAPPAVASIAYLSISHNSIDMVFLGLFGYAVLQLLLLSRLLHWFVETGFSPSYWAFSFGATALVLASMHAASVHAHPAVDVLALPLFVLLNVAILALFVATLRLLLLGKLFMK from the coding sequence ATGTCCACTGTTTCGGTGTCTCCGCAAGTGCGTCACTTTTCCGTTCCGGCCTCTTCGTTCGGAATCGTCCTGGGAATGGCAGGGTTGAGCAATTGCTGGCGTTTTGCCCATGTGGTCTGGGGCGTGGACGCGAGGATTGGCGAAGCACTTTTTACACTGACCGCAGTGGTATGGCTTGTTCTACTGGTTGGCTATGTAACCAAGTGGATGCGCGACCACGACGACGCGATGACGGAGTTCGAACACCCCATACATTGCTGTTTCATCGGGCTTGTGCCGGTTTCGACGGTCCTGGTCGGAGCGTGGGTGGCCACCTGGAGCGATAGCGCGGGGTCCGTGTTGGTGATATTGGGCGCGGCGGGCCAGCTTGGGTTTTCTACGTACCGCTCCGGCGCGCTATTGCGCGGCGGCCGCAGGCACGAAGACACGACCGCCGTCATGTATCTGCCCACCGTGGCGGGCAATTTCGTGTCCTCCATCGCGCTGAGTTCGATTGGATATGCAGACGCGGCCAAGCTGTTTTTCGGCGCCGGTCTTTTCTCGTGGCTTGCGCTCGAGTCGGTGATTACCAACCGGCTTTATACATCCGAGCCGTTGGCGCACGCGATTCGTCCCACCTTGGGCATCCAGCTTGCGCCGCCCGCCGTGGCTTCGATCGCGTACCTTTCAATTTCCCACAACAGCATCGACATGGTGTTTCTGGGCCTGTTTGGCTACGCGGTCCTGCAGTTGCTGCTGCTATCGCGCCTGTTGCACTGGTTCGTGGAGACGGGATTTTCGCCCTCGTACTGGGCCTTCAGCTTCGGGGCGACCGCGCTGGTGCTCGCCAGCATGCACGCGGCTAGCGTGCATGCTCACCCGGCGGTCGATGTCCTTGCATTGCCGCTGTTTGTGCTGCTTAACGTCGCGATTCTGGCGCTCTTCGTCGCTACGTTACGACTGCTGTTGCTAGGGAAGCTGTTTATGAAGTGA
- a CDS encoding dihydrolipoyl dehydrogenase, which yields MNTVQTDVAIIGAGSAGLPAYRAAKAAGASAILIEGGPHGTTCARVGCMPSKLLIAAAEAAHAAQHTAPFGVHVDGTVRVDGREVMQRVKSERDRLVGFVLDSVDAIPAADKLTGYARFIDDGLLQVGDHTRVRARSVVIATGSSPVVPAKYQALGERVIVNDDVFEWSDLPRKIAVIGAGVIGLELGQALAHLGVDVTVIGARGRVGPLTDPAIKAYAERTFQNSFRFEAQAEVEVATRVGDAVQIRFRTGAGEVVEDTFEYVLVTAGRKSNFEKLALHNTSLTIDKHGAPIYDPLTLQAGAHPVFIAGDANGVLPLLHEAADEGRAAGTNAARFPDVAPLKRRASIAVLFSNPGIAMVGARHADLEPGTFATGEVSFEDQGRSRVMLKNRGLMHVYVDKASRQFLGAEWIGPDAEHIAHLLAWALQMKLTVDAILEMPFYHPVVEEGLRTALRHAVAALQLP from the coding sequence ATGAACACAGTCCAGACCGATGTAGCCATTATTGGTGCCGGCAGCGCCGGTTTGCCGGCGTATCGCGCCGCGAAGGCAGCCGGCGCGTCCGCGATTCTCATTGAAGGCGGACCGCATGGTACGACGTGTGCACGTGTCGGGTGCATGCCATCGAAACTGCTGATCGCCGCCGCAGAGGCAGCGCATGCCGCGCAGCACACGGCGCCGTTTGGCGTGCACGTCGACGGGACCGTTCGGGTCGACGGCCGCGAGGTCATGCAACGGGTGAAGAGCGAGCGCGATCGTCTGGTCGGTTTTGTGCTCGATAGCGTCGACGCGATTCCGGCTGCCGACAAGTTGACTGGGTATGCCCGCTTTATCGACGACGGCCTGCTGCAGGTTGGCGACCACACGCGTGTAAGGGCACGCAGCGTGGTGATCGCAACCGGTTCGTCGCCGGTTGTCCCGGCGAAGTACCAGGCGCTTGGCGAGCGCGTCATCGTCAATGACGACGTGTTCGAATGGTCGGACCTGCCGCGCAAGATCGCGGTGATCGGCGCAGGCGTCATTGGGCTCGAACTGGGACAGGCGCTTGCCCACCTCGGCGTAGACGTGACAGTGATCGGCGCGCGCGGACGCGTTGGCCCCCTTACGGATCCGGCTATCAAGGCGTATGCCGAACGGACCTTCCAGAACTCGTTCCGTTTCGAAGCCCAGGCCGAAGTAGAAGTGGCAACGCGCGTGGGTGACGCGGTGCAGATCCGCTTTCGGACCGGCGCTGGAGAGGTTGTCGAGGACACGTTTGAATATGTGCTGGTTACGGCTGGCCGCAAGTCGAATTTCGAAAAGCTTGCACTGCATAACACTTCTCTTACGATCGATAAGCACGGTGCCCCTATCTATGATCCGCTTACGCTGCAGGCAGGGGCGCACCCTGTGTTCATTGCCGGCGACGCAAATGGCGTCCTGCCGCTATTGCACGAAGCCGCGGACGAAGGTCGCGCCGCGGGGACAAACGCTGCCCGCTTCCCGGACGTCGCACCGTTGAAGCGCCGTGCGTCGATCGCCGTGCTGTTTTCGAACCCGGGCATTGCGATGGTCGGCGCGCGACACGCCGATCTGGAACCGGGCACGTTCGCAACCGGCGAAGTCAGCTTTGAAGACCAGGGACGCAGCCGCGTGATGTTGAAGAATCGCGGCTTGATGCATGTGTATGTGGACAAGGCGAGCCGGCAGTTTCTGGGCGCGGAGTGGATCGGTCCGGATGCCGAACATATTGCCCACCTGCTTGCCTGGGCACTGCAAATGAAGCTGACAGTGGATGCAATTCTTGAGATGCCCTTCTATCATCCAGTGGTTGAAGAAGGTTTGCGCACGGCACTACGGCACGCTGTGGCCGCGTTACAGTTGCCTTGA
- a CDS encoding AraC family transcriptional regulator, with amino-acid sequence MDLLSRVLALIPVSGRLDVRCHFGAPWAIAQGSAAVREIPYHVLLSGEAVLEHGSGPAEQLIAGDIVLFPTGGAHRIHDGSGRPPAPPVERQDVSLLIAENEGSGARADILCGRFLIGAVPDRLLREHLPGRLVVHSAESAGGTANGSSEATGTPASTRLTRLIELMREESVDEGPGSEALINHLSAALFALTLRFASGGSQPPHGLLSLAARPRLQPAVTAMFETPDKPWTLDQLASLCNMSRATFVRQFQDVIGRSATDMLTDIRMTLAGHKLLESNVGVAEIGEMVGYQSNAAFQRVFKRLIGVTPSRYRTLGGKVEAA; translated from the coding sequence ATGGATCTGCTCAGTCGAGTCCTCGCCCTTATCCCCGTCAGCGGCCGTCTGGACGTGCGCTGTCATTTCGGTGCGCCGTGGGCGATTGCGCAGGGCAGCGCCGCCGTGCGCGAGATTCCGTACCACGTGCTGCTTTCGGGTGAGGCGGTGCTGGAGCATGGGAGCGGTCCTGCCGAGCAGCTGATTGCAGGCGACATCGTCCTGTTTCCGACCGGCGGCGCGCATCGGATCCACGATGGCAGCGGACGTCCACCGGCGCCGCCAGTCGAACGGCAAGACGTCTCGTTGCTGATCGCAGAGAACGAAGGCTCGGGCGCGCGTGCGGACATCCTGTGTGGCCGGTTTCTGATTGGTGCCGTGCCTGACCGGCTGCTGCGCGAGCATTTACCCGGACGCCTCGTGGTACACAGCGCTGAAAGCGCTGGCGGCACCGCGAACGGCAGTAGCGAAGCCACAGGAACGCCAGCGAGCACGCGGCTTACACGGTTGATCGAGCTGATGCGTGAGGAGTCGGTCGACGAAGGGCCGGGCAGCGAGGCTCTCATCAACCATCTTTCGGCCGCCCTGTTCGCCTTGACGTTGCGCTTTGCAAGCGGCGGCTCGCAACCGCCGCATGGCTTGCTCTCTCTCGCGGCACGGCCGCGCCTGCAACCTGCGGTCACGGCCATGTTCGAAACACCGGACAAGCCATGGACGCTCGACCAGCTTGCTTCGTTGTGCAATATGTCGCGAGCGACGTTTGTACGACAGTTCCAGGATGTGATCGGCCGCTCCGCGACCGACATGCTGACCGATATCCGGATGACGCTCGCCGGGCACAAACTGCTTGAGTCGAACGTGGGTGTCGCCGAGATCGGAGAGATGGTGGGGTATCAGTCGAACGCTGCATTCCAGCGTGTTTTCAAGCGTCTGATAGGCGTGACGCCGTCACGTTACCGGACTTTGGGCGGCAAGGTCGAAGCGGCATAG
- a CDS encoding 2-dehydropantoate 2-reductase: MKICIYGAGAIGGWMGARLAQAGHNVSVIARGATLSALRENGLQLVEGGKTTASTVAASEHAADLGPQDIVIVAVKAPAMAAVAAGIAPLLTENTTIITAMNGIPWWFCDGLGSGFAGKRLTSVDPEGAIAAAIPSAQTVGCVVHASCLQDAPGVIRHHQGNGLILGEASGQPSERVAKLVETFAAAGFNASASDQIQRDVWYKLWGNMTMNPISAITGATTDKILGDDLVRGFVTHAMLEAKEIGARFGITIDQQPSDRHAVTLKLGAMKTSMLQDVLARKTVEIDALVGAVRELGQITDVPTPFIDALLGLARLHARTLGLY, translated from the coding sequence ATGAAGATCTGTATTTACGGTGCCGGCGCCATTGGCGGTTGGATGGGAGCGAGGCTTGCACAGGCGGGGCATAACGTCAGCGTGATCGCGCGAGGCGCAACACTGTCCGCGCTCAGGGAAAACGGCCTGCAACTCGTGGAGGGTGGCAAGACGACGGCATCGACAGTCGCGGCCAGCGAGCACGCTGCGGACCTTGGTCCTCAGGATATCGTGATCGTCGCGGTGAAGGCGCCGGCGATGGCTGCGGTTGCTGCCGGCATCGCGCCGTTGCTGACCGAAAACACCACGATCATCACGGCAATGAACGGCATTCCGTGGTGGTTCTGCGATGGTCTCGGTTCGGGCTTTGCGGGTAAGCGATTGACATCGGTGGATCCGGAGGGCGCCATAGCAGCAGCGATTCCCAGCGCGCAGACGGTCGGCTGCGTGGTGCACGCAAGTTGCCTGCAGGACGCGCCGGGCGTGATCCGGCATCACCAGGGTAACGGACTCATCCTCGGCGAGGCATCCGGACAGCCGAGCGAGCGGGTCGCGAAACTCGTGGAGACGTTCGCGGCAGCCGGCTTTAACGCCTCGGCGTCAGACCAGATTCAGCGGGACGTCTGGTACAAGCTGTGGGGCAACATGACAATGAACCCGATCAGCGCGATAACAGGCGCCACCACCGACAAGATTCTGGGCGACGACCTGGTACGCGGCTTCGTTACGCACGCAATGCTGGAGGCAAAGGAGATCGGTGCGCGATTCGGCATCACCATCGATCAACAGCCTAGCGATCGGCATGCAGTAACGTTGAAACTGGGCGCGATGAAAACATCCATGCTGCAGGACGTTCTGGCTCGCAAGACGGTTGAGATCGATGCTTTGGTGGGCGCGGTGCGAGAACTGGGGCAGATCACGGATGTGCCGACACCGTTTATCGATGCGTTGCTGGGTCTCGCGCGCCTGCATGCGCGCACCCTGGGTCTCTATTGA
- a CDS encoding SDR family NAD(P)-dependent oxidoreductase has translation MTGGAQGIGLTVGRRLLASGAKLVVWDINEATPEQASADLNAVGKGAVHTEKVDIADYDSVAAAKAGTLERSRIHEVFSHCQPTRTFVFLTDCMTGV, from the coding sequence GTGACAGGCGGCGCGCAGGGCATTGGGCTGACGGTCGGCCGCCGGCTTCTCGCTTCCGGGGCGAAGCTGGTTGTGTGGGACATCAACGAGGCGACCCCGGAGCAGGCGAGCGCCGACCTGAACGCCGTTGGCAAGGGCGCGGTGCATACGGAGAAAGTCGACATTGCCGACTACGACAGCGTGGCCGCCGCGAAGGCGGGCACGCTTGAGAGGAGCCGCATTCATGAAGTATTTTCGCATTGTCAGCCAACACGAACATTCGTCTTCTTGACGGATTGTATGACAGGCGTATAG
- a CDS encoding MFS transporter, which yields MPGYASVGARLDGLPLSGFHWRLLGLIAAGMYFDSFDIYIAGSVLAAMIHSGESTLGLNAAFVSVTFIGMMTGAWLSGVLGDRFGRRFCYQFNLGIYGFASIAAAFAPSMPWLIAFRLIMGIGMGAEIVVGYGTLSEFIPAVWRGRFGTILNLIINTSLFLSTFLGWLIVPHYGWRWMFAIAGCGALVVWFLRKSMPESPRWLEARGRAEEASGIVTRIEAACGVDAATSHANEAAPRRIDQEDHGQLRELFSRQLLGRTITGITVLVALFTVNYAFVSWIPTFLVKQGHSVSNSLGLTAVMFAGGPVGSLIAFLLAERTGRKWGIVLFSLICAAFGVAYPFAQSAVAIAALGFAITCCIYVLSSFSVATYVPELFPTRLRLRGAGLSNTVGRAVSIAIPYAVAASFMRFGIAGVLTLIVGTLLAQALIVGLIGAETKRRSLEAIEEEAGIASPDAIESGAAGAIR from the coding sequence ATGCCGGGCTATGCAAGCGTAGGAGCACGTCTGGACGGCCTGCCGCTGTCCGGCTTCCACTGGCGGCTGCTCGGTCTGATCGCAGCCGGCATGTACTTCGATTCGTTCGACATTTACATCGCAGGCAGCGTGCTTGCCGCGATGATCCATAGCGGCGAATCCACGCTCGGTCTCAACGCCGCCTTCGTATCCGTTACGTTCATCGGCATGATGACCGGAGCATGGCTCTCAGGTGTCCTTGGCGACCGCTTCGGGCGTCGCTTCTGCTATCAGTTCAACCTCGGCATCTATGGCTTTGCTTCGATTGCGGCTGCGTTTGCGCCGTCGATGCCATGGCTCATTGCCTTCCGCCTCATCATGGGGATTGGGATGGGGGCGGAAATCGTGGTGGGCTACGGCACGCTCAGCGAGTTCATTCCGGCCGTCTGGCGCGGCCGTTTCGGCACCATCCTCAACCTCATCATCAACACATCGCTGTTTCTTTCGACGTTTCTCGGCTGGCTCATCGTTCCCCACTACGGCTGGCGCTGGATGTTCGCGATCGCCGGCTGCGGGGCACTGGTGGTGTGGTTCCTGCGCAAGTCGATGCCGGAGTCGCCGCGTTGGCTCGAAGCGCGTGGCCGCGCCGAGGAAGCCTCAGGCATCGTGACGCGTATTGAAGCTGCCTGTGGCGTGGATGCCGCCACCTCCCATGCAAACGAAGCGGCTCCACGCCGCATCGATCAGGAAGATCACGGCCAGCTCCGCGAACTGTTTTCCCGGCAACTGCTGGGCCGCACCATTACCGGCATTACGGTGCTGGTGGCGCTTTTCACGGTCAATTACGCATTCGTCAGCTGGATACCGACGTTCCTCGTCAAGCAGGGGCATAGCGTGTCCAATTCGCTGGGGCTGACGGCCGTCATGTTCGCGGGAGGGCCGGTCGGTTCGCTGATCGCGTTTCTGCTTGCCGAGCGGACGGGGCGAAAATGGGGAATCGTGCTGTTTTCGCTGATCTGCGCGGCGTTTGGCGTCGCCTATCCATTCGCGCAGTCCGCCGTTGCGATTGCCGCGCTGGGCTTTGCGATTACGTGCTGCATTTACGTGCTGTCCTCTTTCAGTGTGGCGACGTATGTCCCCGAACTGTTTCCGACCCGCTTGCGGCTGCGCGGGGCGGGGCTGTCGAATACGGTTGGGCGGGCCGTTAGCATCGCGATTCCTTACGCAGTCGCAGCATCGTTCATGAGGTTCGGCATCGCCGGCGTGCTGACGCTGATTGTCGGAACGCTGCTTGCTCAGGCGTTGATCGTTGGCCTGATCGGTGCGGAAACAAAACGGCGCTCGCTCGAAGCCATCGAAGAGGAAGCGGGCATTGCATCGCCTGACGCAATCGAGAGCGGCGCAGCCGGAGCAATCAGATGA
- a CDS encoding N-acyl homoserine lactonase family protein: MSSQIENYRIFAVKYAHFERRSGDNFIGGDSHDVPMPLDYFVWAVVGNTRTFIVDTGFDQPMADKRGRTITNSVERGLQKIGIAAASVEDVIITHMHYDHAGNHALFPHARYHVQDREMAYCTGRCMCHHALSHPFEPEDVKSMVGRLFDGRVRFHDGASEVAPGITVHWVGGHTNGLQIVRVHTERGWVVLASDASHFYANMQEHRPFPIVYNVGDMLEGYETAHRLAASPNHVIPGHDPDVLARYPAHDRETEGWIVRLDAAPR, from the coding sequence ATGTCATCGCAGATCGAGAATTACCGGATTTTTGCAGTCAAGTACGCACATTTCGAGCGCCGCTCAGGCGACAACTTTATCGGCGGCGATTCGCATGATGTCCCGATGCCGCTCGATTACTTCGTGTGGGCCGTGGTCGGCAATACGCGTACATTTATCGTCGACACCGGCTTCGATCAACCCATGGCCGACAAACGCGGCCGCACGATTACCAACTCGGTTGAGCGCGGTTTGCAGAAAATCGGCATCGCCGCTGCGTCCGTCGAGGACGTGATCATCACCCACATGCACTACGATCATGCGGGCAACCACGCGCTGTTTCCGCATGCGCGATATCACGTACAGGACCGCGAGATGGCCTATTGCACGGGCCGTTGCATGTGCCATCACGCGCTCAGCCACCCGTTCGAACCGGAAGATGTGAAGTCGATGGTCGGCCGTCTGTTCGATGGACGCGTGCGGTTTCATGACGGCGCATCGGAGGTGGCACCGGGCATCACCGTGCATTGGGTCGGCGGCCATACGAACGGTCTACAGATCGTGCGCGTCCATACTGAGCGCGGATGGGTCGTGCTGGCGTCGGATGCATCGCACTTCTACGCGAACATGCAGGAGCATCGGCCGTTCCCGATTGTGTATAACGTCGGCGACATGCTGGAAGGCTATGAAACCGCCCATCGTCTCGCCGCGTCGCCGAATCATGTGATTCCTGGTCACGATCCGGATGTGCTTGCGCGTTACCCGGCACATGATCGCGAGACGGAAGGCTGGATTGTGCGTCTCGATGCTGCGCCGCGCTGA
- a CDS encoding SDR family oxidoreductase, whose product MALKGKNVLVTGSSDGLGLAMARALAAAGCNIVLHGLEDAQGMEHTTRELATSFDVGVHYLRGDLSAIDGVDALVESARAQLGTIDVLINNAVVRHFAGIESFPIEHWNNALAVNLTAAFRAIQLTLPGMRERNWGRIFNMTSVYGARATANRVDYVTTKTALLGLTRSVAIETLNQGITCNAICPGSVLTPNIDGRINELMDVRGLSRDDAVHEFLKGKQPTGELIDAAHVGDLIVFLCSPSASQITGALMPIEGGWLAG is encoded by the coding sequence ATGGCGCTAAAAGGCAAAAATGTGCTCGTGACCGGTTCGTCGGATGGACTGGGTCTGGCCATGGCGAGGGCGCTTGCAGCGGCGGGCTGCAATATCGTCCTGCATGGTCTGGAAGACGCACAAGGTATGGAGCATACGACTCGCGAACTCGCTACGTCGTTCGATGTTGGGGTGCATTACTTGCGCGGCGATCTTTCGGCAATCGACGGCGTCGATGCGCTTGTCGAGTCGGCTCGTGCGCAGCTTGGAACGATCGATGTGTTGATCAACAACGCGGTGGTGCGCCATTTCGCGGGCATTGAGTCGTTCCCTATCGAGCATTGGAACAACGCACTGGCCGTCAATCTTACGGCAGCGTTTCGCGCCATCCAGTTGACGTTGCCCGGCATGCGCGAGCGTAACTGGGGGCGCATCTTCAATATGACCTCCGTGTACGGCGCACGCGCGACGGCAAATCGCGTCGACTATGTGACGACAAAGACGGCATTGCTCGGACTTACACGCTCGGTAGCGATCGAGACGCTCAATCAGGGCATTACGTGCAATGCAATCTGCCCGGGCTCGGTGCTGACACCGAACATCGACGGTCGCATCAACGAGTTGATGGATGTGCGCGGGCTAAGTCGTGACGATGCGGTGCATGAGTTTCTAAAGGGAAAGCAACCTACGGGCGAGTTGATCGATGCGGCACATGTCGGCGATCTGATCGTCTTCTTGTGCTCCCCGTCGGCAAGCCAGATCACGGGTGCGTTGATGCCGATCGAAGGAGGCTGGCTTGCAGGCTGA
- a CDS encoding MmgE/PrpD family protein: MQTIPANTITCALARFVATTGWSEIPAAVRHEAKRALVNYVAVALAGCHDPVINKAAAVYGRFRADRSASVIGRADQTDMLNAAALNAMSANVFDFDDTHMPTIIHPTAPVAAALFALAEAQEESATISGEALLLAFVLGVEVECRIGNAVSPEHYQRGWHITSTCGVFGAAAAVAKARGLSEQQIVWALGNASAQAGGLVETLGTMSKSISVGNAARNGLLSALLAAEGFSGPDAPLEGARGYLRVSAARPDLGAITDGLGSDWALSSNTYKPYPCGVVLNPVIDACLELRRDASWTLDDIERVELTGHPLLRERTDRPGVRSGRESQVSAQHAVAVTLARGKAGLAEFSDEAVADGSLKAFTGRLRFIDDASWDVESAQVSIVLRSGESVSRRVDAGRGSLAAPLTDEELAAKLRELAAYGGSGVQPQPLTEMLWRFDREPDAATLMRMARPTQAA, from the coding sequence ATGCAAACGATCCCGGCAAACACAATCACATGTGCGCTGGCACGATTCGTCGCCACGACCGGATGGTCCGAGATACCGGCTGCTGTACGACATGAGGCGAAACGTGCGTTGGTGAACTACGTCGCGGTTGCGCTCGCCGGTTGTCACGATCCAGTGATCAACAAGGCGGCCGCAGTCTACGGTCGCTTTCGCGCGGATCGGAGCGCCAGCGTGATCGGACGTGCCGATCAGACGGACATGTTGAACGCAGCGGCGCTCAACGCAATGAGCGCCAATGTCTTCGATTTCGATGACACGCATATGCCGACGATCATCCATCCAACCGCGCCGGTCGCGGCCGCGCTGTTTGCGCTGGCAGAAGCGCAGGAGGAGTCCGCAACGATCAGTGGAGAAGCGCTGCTTCTTGCGTTCGTGCTTGGCGTAGAGGTGGAATGCCGGATCGGCAACGCAGTGTCGCCCGAACACTATCAGCGCGGCTGGCATATCACTTCGACGTGCGGCGTCTTCGGTGCCGCCGCGGCGGTTGCTAAAGCCCGCGGGCTGAGCGAACAACAGATCGTCTGGGCGCTTGGCAATGCATCGGCGCAGGCGGGTGGTCTGGTTGAAACACTTGGCACGATGTCGAAAAGCATTAGCGTCGGGAATGCGGCGCGCAATGGACTGTTGTCTGCACTGCTGGCTGCAGAGGGTTTTTCGGGTCCCGACGCGCCTCTCGAAGGAGCACGCGGATATTTGCGCGTGAGCGCTGCCAGACCGGATCTGGGCGCGATCACGGATGGCCTTGGAAGTGACTGGGCGTTGTCGTCGAACACATATAAGCCCTATCCGTGTGGTGTCGTGCTCAACCCGGTCATCGACGCGTGTCTTGAGTTGCGCCGCGACGCGAGCTGGACGCTTGACGATATCGAGCGCGTCGAGCTGACCGGACATCCGCTTCTGCGTGAACGGACCGACCGGCCCGGCGTGCGCTCGGGGCGTGAATCGCAGGTCAGCGCGCAACATGCCGTTGCAGTGACCCTGGCGCGCGGCAAAGCGGGTCTCGCCGAGTTCAGTGACGAGGCGGTCGCCGATGGTTCGCTCAAGGCCTTCACGGGTCGCTTGCGTTTCATCGATGATGCGTCGTGGGATGTCGAGTCGGCGCAGGTCAGCATCGTGTTGCGTTCGGGAGAGTCCGTATCGCGGCGAGTCGATGCCGGGCGCGGCAGCCTCGCAGCGCCGCTGACGGATGAGGAACTGGCGGCGAAGCTGCGCGAGCTGGCTGCATATGGCGGCTCCGGCGTCCAGCCGCAACCGCTGACGGAGATGTTATGGCGCTTCGACCGTGAGCCGGATGCCGCAACGTTGATGCGCATGGCGCGCCCAACGCAAGCGGCTTGA
- a CDS encoding NAD(P)-dependent oxidoreductase: MQQRETNDLSWMREIMSSSEQQNQIGFVGVGVMGRPMARRLIEAGHPLIVYDRDEQAVAELAALGARAAKSVREVADNARIVFTSLPTPAVFKQVALGDGGLIEGSGVKILVDLSTVGSRTEKEVAGGLLEKGIATVDAPVSGGAAGAKKGTLAIMAAGNPAAVDEVRGLFEVLGKVFIVGEEAGQGQLLKLLNNMLSSTAFAITSEAFVAGMRGGLDPEVMMSVINAGSGKNGATLDKFPKQVLPRTFDFGFPIGSVCKDIGLAVEECQALGVPMWVGNVARQVWNYAAMQDGTKRDMTELVKYVERWSSNEGLTD; this comes from the coding sequence CTGCAGCAACGCGAAACAAACGATCTTTCATGGATGAGGGAAATCATGTCGAGCAGTGAGCAACAGAATCAAATCGGCTTTGTCGGTGTGGGTGTGATGGGCCGTCCGATGGCGCGGCGTCTGATCGAAGCCGGTCACCCGTTGATTGTCTACGACCGTGACGAACAGGCGGTCGCGGAACTCGCAGCGCTTGGCGCGCGGGCAGCGAAATCTGTTCGCGAAGTAGCCGACAACGCACGCATCGTGTTTACAAGCCTGCCCACTCCAGCCGTGTTCAAGCAGGTCGCGTTAGGCGATGGCGGCCTGATTGAAGGCAGCGGCGTGAAGATTCTGGTTGACCTGTCGACCGTCGGGTCCCGCACCGAGAAGGAAGTCGCCGGCGGACTGCTGGAAAAAGGCATCGCAACTGTCGATGCACCGGTGAGCGGCGGAGCAGCAGGAGCGAAGAAGGGCACGCTTGCGATCATGGCCGCAGGCAACCCGGCGGCGGTCGACGAAGTGCGTGGATTGTTCGAAGTACTGGGCAAGGTGTTCATCGTGGGTGAAGAAGCTGGACAGGGCCAGTTGCTGAAGTTGCTGAATAACATGCTGTCGTCGACGGCCTTCGCCATCACCTCCGAGGCGTTCGTCGCAGGGATGCGCGGCGGCCTCGATCCCGAAGTCATGATGTCTGTGATCAACGCGGGTAGCGGCAAAAACGGCGCGACGCTGGACAAGTTTCCGAAGCAGGTGCTACCGCGCACCTTCGATTTCGGCTTTCCAATCGGCAGCGTTTGCAAGGACATCGGTCTTGCCGTCGAAGAATGCCAGGCCCTCGGCGTGCCGATGTGGGTGGGCAATGTTGCGCGCCAGGTATGGAACTACGCTGCAATGCAGGACGGCACGAAGCGCGATATGACCGAACTCGTCAAATACGTCGAACGTTGGTCGTCTAACGAAGGGCTTACGGACTGA
- a CDS encoding NIPSNAP family protein yields MIVEMRIYHCAPTRLPALLDRFTSITLGFFEKYGIEQIGFWTTLIGPSNHTLTYMVKWESLAEREQKWNAFQADAEWIAKRSATEAEKPIVERVENHFLTPTVFSALK; encoded by the coding sequence ATGATCGTTGAAATGCGTATTTATCACTGCGCCCCCACGCGTTTGCCGGCGTTGCTCGATCGCTTTACCAGCATCACGCTCGGATTCTTCGAGAAATACGGCATTGAGCAAATCGGCTTCTGGACCACGCTGATCGGTCCGAGCAATCACACGCTCACCTACATGGTGAAGTGGGAGAGTCTCGCGGAGCGCGAGCAGAAGTGGAACGCATTCCAGGCGGACGCGGAGTGGATCGCCAAGCGCTCTGCTACTGAGGCGGAGAAGCCGATTGTCGAGCGCGTTGAAAATCACTTTCTGACGCCGACGGTCTTCTCGGCGTTGAAGTAG